Genomic window (Magnolia sinica isolate HGM2019 chromosome 6, MsV1, whole genome shotgun sequence):
GCAATGGATTTAACCCAAGAATCTACCGTTCAATGTCTTATCAACTTACCTATGATCTGATGCCAGGCAACTGCACATGCAGAGCTCACTTTTGGCCTGTTTAGTGCAATGGATTCAACCAAGTTAGAATTCGTGTACAACTTTGTGTTTGTTTACGAGAACCGACAGGTGAGTTATGCCTCGATTGTCGTGTGAATGGATAATTGAGCATAACGAGGATCTTACTAAGATTCAGAAAAATCTGATGCAAGATGTGTCGGAAGCTTTGATGTTTGAACCCTGTACTTTCCTATCTAATAGCCTGTCAAACAACTATTTAcactaaaagcttaagctgtgttgtatcaatgtatatcaaggaacTTTATCACTGTCATTTCCAAATTTGATTGTGTGTAAGGCGACGGAACAGAGTGAGATGCTCGCCCATCTTCTCCATTTTTGTAAGCCAAGATGGAAGAAAGGTTGGTGTCTACATAAATGAAGGAGATTTGCTATTGGTAATGGTAGATCACTATCGGCCTGAGAATGGCAAGCAACGCACATTGATCGTTGCTCATTTTCAAAGGGATTTTTTGGCTAGAGAGTGGATGTGCTTGAGGGTAGAACATTCCAACCTCCCAGGAGACAGTTTTCTGATATGCTACAGCCTAACAGAGAGTCGGATCCGTAGATTTACACTGCTGTATTGCCCATAACCGTTGATTTATTATGTCATTGTGTCTGATTTCTGTTGCCTTGACATTGTCTCATGCATGTTGAATTTAGTTGCCGGATTGCCTGTTTTTGGTTGATTTTCATTGCTGGATTGTATGATTTTCATTGATTTATATGGCTGGAAAAACTATTTTTTGGGGATTTCCGTTGTCGGGATGTCTAATTTTTGTTGATCTCATTTGTGACCATAGTCGCGATGGAAACGGCGGTATTTGTGTTTGTCTCATTGGCCGGCCTCTGTCTTCATGCAACTCGGCTAATGCAGTAGCCTCTAATCTCAGATGTCGAGTAGAATTTGCTCCGGAAATGTGTTGAGAGGAGTATACAAGCTGAACTTGCTCTCGGGTCTTTTACTCAGCCTCCTATCTTGGGAGGCATTATCGTCCAACCTCCTTTTGTTCGCATGTTGTGGTATTTCATGTCTCCGCCTCTTCCCTTTAGATGAGGGCTTGGAGGTCTGGTTGCTTTTACGCGAGCCGAAGAATTCCTCAGCGTTTGTGTATTTCTGTGCTCGACTGATGAGTTCGCTGAGAGTGGATGGTGGATTCTTTCCTATCGAGAATAAGAACCTTCCCTCCTTAAGCTTGCTGATCATTGCAGACAGCGCCATCTTGTTAGAGTATTCATCTACTTGCAGGGCCTCCTCATTGAagtgagaaatgcagtctttcaATGACTCTCCGCTTTTTTGCTTGAGGGTAAGCAAGTGGGTTGATAGCTTCCGACTCTTCTTGCCGACGATAAATTGAGTTAGGAATGATCTACTGAGCTCGGCGAAGGTGCTGATTGACTTCGTCTTAAGCTGTCGATACCAATTCCCGGCTGCCCTAGTGAGAGTTATCGAGAAAGCTCGGCACATCATCGCCTTCGAGACGAATTGAATCTGCATCCACGAGCGGTAAGactcctgtaacgccctgaaattcgggggtcgagcataactcagctcccgagttccaaaacatcacttatgcaacataattaatgaatgatgtatgttgactgtattagcacataaacatgggatagattaagccaaaacgcagatatgattcagggataagtgaataaagcaagcggaagacttatagtaaaatatgtgtacaagtgtaagtccctgaatcatatctgcgttttggcttaatctatcccatgtttatgtgctaatacagtcaacatacatcattcattaattatgttgcataagtgatgttttggaactcgggagctgagttatgctcgacccccgaatttcagggcgttacaagttggtatcagagcatgatctggattaaaccggacctgggttatggtcacacaccgcacgttgtcgccactatagtgtatttgggtgcgggtctatcatcgctttgtgtttgtgctccgtagtttctatcggcgaaagtttcttgaaaacctttaccgagatcgagtctgtactcttacctgatcacacacagcgacccgaaatcttTCCTAGACCTTCTCTTActgagtgtagacggtctatcttcccttttttcatctttaaaccttccagaaatcgctgtttgaatcagatttctgtcagaatgacccgataggcttcaaactacacaaggggccaatcggggcattttctgtgggacccagggggggaaccacatcatttggaccaaggaggaccaggaggatctcgccaaatcggcgaggcatcgccgatatgtccagagaccggcgatgccatcgccggttcggcgagggatcgccggtcgacgggccaggcgggccgggctgacgcgggccgatcgtccctaggctcaatgtggcccacccctccacggttttcattttaaaacccttcatttcatctatttccttcacaacacccacctccaagctttccttttcttccaaaacctctccaaactctctcaaatctctcccaaatcttcatcttccttccattttcgtgcaaaacccatcaccccattctcaaatcttctattccattgctgatttctccatctttccctctcatttgagccctttcatttccttttttggctcatagttgtgtggaagcttcaccatcttcctatttctctctttctctcatttctcatggccctctttgagattgtgacggccatcttttccatttcttcccttctttccttgatggggaagaagagagtgcccatggatgaagccgggctgagccgcccaacccgtgcacggaggccgagaggtgctgccgctagcacgtccgccacgcgcgagttccagacgaagcgggacctcgatcctcgagctcctgtcagtaggaccttgttggcggaattgtcgcatggagtctatgaggggcgtagagtccttttttaggctcatgttgatccgcggctctttggagagttctttttgttggagcgcctagaaggggccggttggggtcccttgttcgaaggcgagtatcgcgcgaatgctagcactgttcgggccttctatgccaacattctggagccttcgctggatcctctgcagttcaagattccctgtggtagcggtcgagttggaattgtcaatgttgctttgatatcccgactcttgaaggtgccacttggggaagtgcatgccagcgagaagaatgtggacagtgtgcgcgagagggatcgtcgcacccgatccttgtgtggtcgtctggttgaatggcagccgaataggagtcttctggcttctttcatgacggacgacttccgtttgcttcaccacatctttacgttcaatgtatatccaaggtggagcaatcgcagcgagtgtatgcgcctgatggttgattttctatatcaggtggggcaggatgcgaagttgtgtgtgccgatgtacgtcctgcgtcagattattctcatcgctcgttcgagtagacggaccgagtctcttccctttggccgcctcatttgcaagatcgcacatgagtttggctataggcttggagctgagaagccggtccctgttcgccatatcaacttgaggacccttaagccgatggaggttggttctggtcggttgcctccgagggtgaggccgggtctgagagtggtgatgatgagagttatgcaaggcggtgcggagtctagggaagaagcgagcaagacgaggaagagattgaggcacgagattcgagtgatcgctctcctcccgtggtgccagagcagggcagAGCaagttgccagagatgcccgtcttacacggcttgaagaagggcaagctgctttacgccaggagatggttgatcttcgaggcttggttaagcacaagtttaagaagatgtcccggactttgaagtctatcctgtgttgcttgcaggataagggtgctccgcctccatctcctgattccgacgagtagctgtcgtcgtggccgtctttgctttgttgtgtttttctttccgtgtgtagtcgttgttggcttgtagttggagttgttgtagtgttgtagttgttagtggttgtagttgttgtggttgtttgaagtgttagatgttgttgttttcatgctttcctagtcgtgattcatgtattgctgcactacttgtattgcgacgattttggttaatggaatgcatgttgtttgtttttggagttgtgctgtgttgttgttgtgtggatggattatgtgacttagaatctgacaggttgcatcctttgatttaatgtagggatgcctcctaagggttcgaagacttcggcccgtctttctctgattgagtcgcttgttggggttcctcctgagcgatagccagtcagatccacaggcgggtccatctcgggccggtgttgggtcgacacctatggctcctccagtcacagcCTCGGTTAGTGAGCCGAGCCTTGCTCCTtcttctgcttcacctgttgataggtgtTGATGCAGTaatagcagattcagcagcagcagcaccagcagtagcagcagcagcagcaggagttcctctcctccatggctggcatctttgatATCCCtaaggggcgactccacctgtttcacctatgcctccatctgggagtgccagtgcaagtgtcagtgccagcggcacattcgaacGATTCCAGCacttgagacctcctacttttgcgggttctcatggacccgaggaggccgagtattggattgaccgcatctccaagatgctgagaccgttgcactgctctgaggtcgagcaggttgagcttgccaccttcatgtttgagaaggaggccggtttgtggtgggacagtgtgcttcgctgtcgaggaggacttcgtgtggtcgtggcgggcgtttgaggcgcgcttccacgagaagtatttccggtcgtaacgacatgagaaggagagtgagttccttcgcctccgccaggagggttatcggttacggagtatgagaaccggttactgagttggggcggtatgttcctttgatctgggcgatcaaccgatgaggatgcggcatttttcgaGGGCTTGAGACCTGATATtcatcgaagatttgctgtggcagcatttcttcatatgcggagctagtgagcatgtccttacgagcagagcagacggagatagagcgtcccgcatgcgagcaccgatgcctcctaggccgagaccggatttccagtggtgcacctttccttggcaagaggccgcgtgttgattctcctccgaggcgttcggCGCCGCCCGCtcatgagagctgatctgagatgttcttattgtgggaaggttgggcacttggaccgtttcgctttcccgtatgcgagcaggtggttttactccaccgcagagggttagccgtccgatgcctccggttatttctcctcctcctcttcgatcagcgccagctcatccatccttcagacctgtagttcctggtttcaggccacctcagcggcccatggttcctccgccgaatcgtcagcagcaggctcgtgttcatgcgctttcagctgaagcgcctatgtctgacttggtgccgaggtcctttgaggtgacagcgcatattgaaggtattcccgtttctgtgctagtggatacagggtccactacttctcttatttcttatgcggcagttaggcgtttgggtttgagatctgttcctatgcgtggagtgacgcttactaccgctacggggatgtcctctgccttgggcaagcattgtatggattgtttggtcgatctgggaagtggatcgatccgtgttgatttgctagtcgcaccgctttatcactacgatgttattatgggtatggattggctcacgaggatgcgagctgagattgattgtgaagcgagatcagtgacgatccatggacctgagggcgagactgttactttcccggttcaggtcagttaccctattcgtattgatttttattcttctctgttggagagttcggccgagtcggcgttggttagtacgccggtagttcaggagtttgaagatgtgtttgagtcgattcctggattacctcctcagcgtgagattgattttgctatcgatcttatgcctggtgcggtgcccatttctacccacctatcggatgcctccgagtgaaatggaggagttgaggaagcaaatagatggtttgctagaattgggttttatttggcccagtgtgtctccttggggagcgcctgttttgtttgtgaagaagaaggatggttccttgcgattgtgtattgattatcgcaggttgaatttggtaactgtgaagaataagtaccccttgcccaggattgatgatctgtttgatcagttgaagggggcacggtacttctcgaaggttgatctgcagtcagggtatcatcagttgcgcatcaagaatggagacgtgcagaagaccgctttcaggaccagcttcggtcattatgagttccttgtgatgtcgttcggtcgtaAAACGcaccgccgtgttcatggatcgatgaacagggtgtttcgccgTATCTGTTTCGATTCATCATTgtatttatcgatgacatcttgatttattcggcgagcggcgagcacgaggagcacttaagagcggttttggatactcttaggaggAATCGCTTtttcgcagttcaagaagtgtgatttcggaaagaggaagtcaagttctgggacatgtggtgtccaaggaaggtatagccgtcgaccttgccaaggtaggtgcaggaCTGGAAGTAGGCTGGTTCAGtcactgaggtaaggagctttctgggtcttgcaggctattattgacgcttcattcaagacttcttgaAGATTGTCAGACCGTTATcacagctgacacggaaagatttgaagtttgcctggaatgagaaggcggagttagcttttcaggagttgaaggacaagttgacgtccacccctgtgctagtatagCCAGAGCAAGGGgctaaatatattatatatactgatgcctctcgcgttggtctgggttgtgtccttatgtagaaggacagggtgattacctatgcttcgcgtcagttgaggaaacacgaagagaattaccctatgcacgacctggagttagcagctatcattttcgcattaaagctttggagacattacctctatggtgaggagttcgagctcttttgtgaccacaagagccttaagtatattttcacgcagcgtgacttgaatatgaggcaacaccgatggatgaaaacattgaaagactttaagttcgatgtttcttaccatcccggtaaggccaaccttgtggcgatgcgttgagtcgcaagaaggctttgaagtttgcgctccgccgatgatagcagagtgggagatgttggagttcgtgcgcgattttgagcgaagcttacggtggttgagccgtatgaggttatcgcacacattcgtgtacggcctatcgacgagaggatcgttgcagctcggcagatgatgagcttttggtgaagatgaggcggcgggttggtacagatgagaactccgactgtaGTGTTATTTATGATTGGTGCCTATGCTTTCGTttccggttatgtgttcctgacatccttgacttgagacatgaggttctcgagttagctcatagttctaaacttgcgatgcatccaggtagcacgaagatgtatcagaatatgaagaggtcttattggtgggacaatttgaaggtccagattgctgaatttgtttctcgttgtctcacgtgccaggtcaaggcagagcatcgccgacctcttgggttgttgcagcccatgcccattgcTTAATGGAAGttagatttcatctctatggattttatttccgggttgccgaggacgagaaagggatttgactctatttgggtgatcgtcgatcgattaacgaagtcggtgcatttcttaccgatcgagtcacttactcgcagacgagttggctaggttgtatatcaaggagatagtgcgccTGCATgggttcccctggagattgtgtccgatagagacacgcgttttacatctatcttccggactcgtatccaggaagcaatgggtgtgaaatcgaagttcagaacgcgtttcatccgcaaacagatgggcgacggagcgcgtgaatcaagtcctggaggatatgttgcgagcttgtgttttggatttcaaagacagttgggatgattgtcttcgtatgcgagttcgcgtataataatagtttcaggcgagtatcggcatggctcccttcgaggcgttgtatggtcgccgtgcagagcaccacattgttgggcgtaaattggtgagcgtagtttgcttggcccgaagttgtgcaggtgacttcagagaaggttgacatcattcgacgtcgacttctagcagcgcagagcaggcagaagagttatgctgatacgaggcgtcgaccgcttgagtttgtagtgggagaccatgtgtttctgaaggtctctcctatgaagggagttctgcggttcggtaagaaggggaagatgacgccgagatttattggtccatttcaagttctggatcgagtgggagcggtagcttaccgccttgctttgcccacacctcttgcgggcgtgcataacgtatttcatgtttctatgctgaagaagtacgtttctgatccttcgcatattatcagttgggagtaagTGCAGTTAAGtaaggatgcc
Coding sequences:
- the LOC131249549 gene encoding uncharacterized protein LOC131249549 translates to MQIQFVSKAMMCRAFSITLTRAAGNWYRQLKTKSISTFAELSRSFLTQFIVGKKSRKLSTHLLTLKQKSGESLKDCISHFNEEALQVDEYSNKMALSAMISKLKEGRFLFSIGKNPPSTLSELISRAQKYTNAEEFFGSRKSNQTSKPSSKGKRRRHEIPQHANKRRLDDNASQDRRLSKRPESKFSLYTPLNTFPEQILLDI